In Streptacidiphilus sp. P02-A3a, the DNA window GCAGCCGCGGCTACGCCACCGAGGTCGAGGAACTGGCGTTCGGCCGGGCCTGTCTGGCCGCCCCGATCCGCGGGCGCAGCGGCGAGGTGGGGGCCGCGCTCTCGCTCAACGGCCCGCTGTCGGAGCTCGACCTGCCGGTACGTCGGCAGGAGTTGGCGCTGATGGTGATCGAGGCGGCCGACGAGCTGTCGGCCGCGCTCGGCTTCTCGGTCACCCGGGCCCCGCGGCCGCGGGCGCCGCTGACGTGGTAGCCGCCGCAGCGCCCGCCCGGCCGGTGCGCGCCCCGCTGCCGCGGGCGCTGCTCGGGGAGGGCCCGCGTTACGACGCCGCCTCCGGGACGCTGAGCTGGGTGGACCTGGTCGCCGGACAGCTGTGGCTGGCGCCGGTGCGCCCCGGCGCCCCGCTGGACGCCTGGATCGGGCGGCCGGTGCTGCTGGCCGAGTTCCCGCGGCAGGTCAGCTGCGCGGTCCGGGTCAGGGGCGGGGACGGCTGGCTGCTGGCGGTCGGCGGGACGGTGGTGCACTGGCACCCGGACCGCGATCCGGCCGTACTGGCCGAGTTGGAGCCGGACCCGGAGCACAGCTGCCTCAACGACGGCGCGGTGGACCCGCGGGGCCGGTTCTGGATCGGCTCGATGGGTGTCCGGCGCCCGCTGGGGCCGTGGGGCCGGCTGCACCTGCTGCGGCCCGGGCACCCCGGCGACGGCGGGCGCGCGGGCAGCCGGGTGCTGCTGGAGGGGATGCTGGCGGCCAACGGCATCGGCTGGAGCCCGGACGGGGCGACGACCTACGTGGTCGACAGCGGCCTGCGGCTGATCCACCGGCTGCGTACCGGTGCCCGCGGGCCGCTGGCGGCGGCCGGGCCGCCGCTGGCGGTCCCGGACGGGGTGCCGGACGGGATCGCCGTCGACGGCGCGGGCTGCCTGTGGGTCGCGCTGTGGGACGGCGGCTGCGTCGTGCGGCTGGGTCCGCGGGGGGAACTGCTGCGGCGGATCGAGCTGCCCTGCTCGCGTCCGGCGGCGTGCGCGCTGGTCGGCTCCCGGCTGGTGGTGACCACGGCTTCGGTGCCCGGGGAACCGGGCTCCGGCTGGACCTACGCGGTGGACGTCGGGTCCGGCGGCCCCGCAGCGCCGCGGGCGCTCCTGCGGCCGTGAGGCGCTGCGGCGTTCGGGGTCGAGGAGCATTCGAGCAGCCATTGACGGTAGCGAAGGTTCCGCTTCTGGGGAGCCAGGGCCACCCGGGCTGGTAGCACGGCGGCGCGGGGACGTCTCGGTCATCAAGCGGTACACCGAGCGGGAGAAGACGCCGTACGAGCACTCCTGGGAGATCCGCGACGCCTACGGCTACCACCTGTACGACGAGCAGGTGTGGGCGCGGCAGTTCCGCCATGCGGTGGCCTGGCTGCGGCGGCACCTGGTGTGCGTGCTGGACCACCTGTTCAAGGCGCTGAACAACCGGGACGTGTTCGCCTCTCCCTCGCAGCGCTGGTCGGACCCCCGCGCGCGGCTGCTGGACGGCAAGCGACAATCTCCCGGGCGTCGACACATTCCGTGGCAGGCTGGGGGCATGGCGCTCCTCGACGATCAAGAACTGAGCACCGCGATTCAGGATGCGGACTCATCGGCATGGTCTGTCCGCGGGGCGGCTGGGCGGCAGCTCGCGGGTTCGGACAAGATCGAGGAAGTGGCGGACGTCATCCACCGTCTTGTCCTGGACGCCCAGGACACCTGGGTCATCCAGGAAACAGCCGAGGCATTGCTCGAACGCAAAGACACCATCGGCCTGCGCTATGTCCGCGGACCGGCTGATCGAGCAGTACCGAGAGCTGGCAACGGACCCCGACGCCGGGGTCCGCAGCGAAGCCCAACAGATCCTGGCGAAGCTGCGGCCTCGCGAGGAATGGGCGCGCGACTCAGAGGCCGACTCCTGACTCTCGGTTGACCAGGATCGGCTGGGGCCGCGCGAAACCGGAACCCGGGGCCGCCTCAAGCCGGAACACTGGCTCTCTGCACGACCACACGGGGCCACCTGGAACCGGAAAAGTGGGGCCCGTTCAGACCGTCAATGCCAGATCCCGAAGCACGCAGCCGGCTGGCCTTGAAGAGGCCGGCCCTGACCAGCGTGACCAACCTTCGATGACACAGTGTGCCGGGACGTGATACGTGACACCAGCAGGGAACAGCGACCTGGGCGTTCGGGGCGGACGGGACAAGACAGCTGTCACCGGCTGGCCAAGATTGCTGGCACCAACGAGGAATTGCCGAGCTTGTCGGCACCCGACTGCCGCCTACGCGTTGGCCAGCCACTCGGCTTGCTTGCGTCCGAACCACGCCACGGCCTCATCGGTGAGCTGCGCAAGGCCGTGGGCCGCGGCATCGAGCCGGTAGTCAGCGCGTTCCACGGGTGCGAGAAAATGACTGAGGGTACTACTGCAGACCGAACCGCATCGTAGGCCGGAGCCGTCGATCTGAGCGCCGAGGGTCACGCCGACCCATCCCGGCTTCTCCAATGACGGCAGGTCAACCCAGATGAGCACGCCGTCGTCGTCGCCGTCGCTTTGACCCGGGCCGCCATAGATCGTGAATTTGTCGTCGGCTGGCAGGCTCGGCAGCGGCCACTGTGCCGCCAGCGCGGCCAGCCGCTCGCCGATCGGCCGCCAGCGCTCGCCGAACTCCCAGTCCGCCAGATACTCGTCGAAGATCCCCACCTGGTCATCTAAGCACTCCAGGCGCCAGCGAGCGGACGGGTTCCCGGCGCGACCGATACGGTGCTGCCGCGGATCGGTGACGGCAATCCCGGCCAGGTGACGACTATCGCGTCCCGGCATACACAGGCGAGCGTCGGTCAAGGTTCGATGGCACGCGCTCAACCTTCGATGGCGCAGAACAGGCTGAGTCGACTCGCGGGCGGGATCGGCGGCGGGCCGGCGGGGTCAGTGGTGGCCGGAGAAGATCTCGCGGGCCTCGCGGACGGCGTAGAACAGCACCACGTACCCGACGAGCGGGTCTGCCCACCAGAGGCCGAACAGGGAGTTGAGCACCAGACCGAGCAGGACGGCGGCGGCCAGCACGCCGTCGATGAAGGTGACCTTGCCCTCGGTCTTCAGCACCGCGTTCTCCAGTGCAGCACCTGTGCGGGCCTTGCCCGCAGCCAGGGCGAACATCACCGCCGCGGTGACCGCGGTCCACACAATGCCCAGCGGCGAGTGGCGCGGGTGGAAGCCGACGGCCAGCACCACGGTGGACTGCACCGCGAGGTACACGGCCAGCAGCGCGAACGCCCCGCCGATCAGCCGAAGGGCCCGGCGCTGCCGATCCTCACCGGTCCCCGACAGCTCCCAGATCACCACAGTCGAGGCGCCGATCTCGATCAGCGAGTCCAGGCCGAAGCCGGCCAGCGCCACCGAGCGGGCGGCAATCGCGGCCACGGCCAGCACCACGATGCCGACCACGTTCCAGGCCAGCGTGGCGTACTCCAGGGCGAAGCCCCGGCGGAGCAAGGAGGCACGGCTGGTCTCGTTCGAGGTGTTCACCCCGGAAGCCTCCCAGGCCCACACGATCAACCACAGCGGAGGGCCACAGAAGCGGAACCTTCGCTACCGCCAATGGCTGCTCGAATGTTCCTCGACCCCGGCGAGGCCCGTGAGTTCAGCAAAACTGAGGGAACTTCAGCGGGGACCCACGGGTCGGATGCTGTGCTCACCGCAGGCGCAAACTCCGGTTTACACCGAACCCAGGGGAACGGATCTGGAGTCGGTGGTGCGGGGGCCAGTGTGGCGGGAGCGGAGTGACCTGGCAGTGCGTCTCAAAGCTTGGGCAGAGGAACGTCCCTGCGCCAGAAGGTGGGAAGCCACCAGCACAACACGGAGTAGTCGTCAGGCCAGGGTTCAGGCGCGTTCCCGTGCTCGAACGAGTCGCGTAGCAGGTCGATCGGGCGCCACTGGGGGTCGATGAACTCATCGAGCCGGGGTTGTCGGCAGTGCTGTCTGCCGTTTTCGTCGCAGGCTCCGAAGGCGCGGTAGTTCCGTTGGGCCTGGACCAGCGAGGTGCTGTTGGCCCCGCTCGGCATGGTCGGCCATCGCATCTGGGTCAGGTCGTCTTCCCAGAAGCAGATCGGGCAGATGTCCCAGGAGCCGAATGACTCCAGGACCAAGTGCCCGCAGCATGGGCAGGGGAAGCATGGAGTCGTCCGGTCAGCATGGGCGGTGTTGTCCTGCGGTGTACTGGCTGCGTCTTCGGTTGGGGGCACTTGCAAATGATCGCTTCATGCTGCCGTCCGGTCGAGCGGGTTTCACGGTTGGAACTGCTGCTCGGCCGCCTGCTCCAGGAGCGCCCGTGCGGAGTCGGCATAGCGCATGGCGGTGGTCTCGTGGAGGCCGAATACTTCGGCGAGGTGGAGCGGGTCGGGACCCTGGACGAGTGCTTCTTCGAGCTGCCGGTCGACGCGGAGTCTTTCGAGGGTCGCGTCCTGTCCTCGCATGGCCGCGCTGATCCAGTGGTTGCTGGCGCGGGCGGTGCCCGTCGCGGTCTGCTGGTTGATCAGCAGGTGGAGGTTGGCGGTGTTGGGCCACCGCTTCCTGCGGTGGTCGAGCCAGTCCAGCAGCAGGGTGAGGGTGAGGTCGTCGAGAGGGCGGACGCGGCCGGCGATGATCACCCGGCGGTTGCCGGGGTCGGTGTCGTCGAGCGTGAGGGTGGCGATCTGGGCGACGCGGGCGGCATGGACGGCGGCGAGGGCGAGGATGAGTCGGGTGGCCGGGGTGGTGGCTGCGGCGACGGCGCGGTCGATCTGGTCGGCGGCCAGGGGTTGGAGGACTCCGGACTCGTAGCGGCCGACCTTGATTCGGCTGGTCGGGTTGCGGAAGACCAGGCCGGACCGTTTGGCCCACGCGAACAGCGACCGCAGGGCGACGAGCTGGTCGTGGCGCTGGCGGCCATGCAGCGTCTTAACGTGGGCGAGCACGTCGTCGCGAGTCACTTCCCGCAGGTGGTCGTAGTGTTCGGACCAGTCCACCAGGGCTGGGCGGACCCGGTTGAGGTAGAGCCAGACGGTTCCCTCCCGGCGCGGGAGACTGCGGGGGCCGCCGTCGCGCAAGGTACGGGTCCACCGTTCGGCCTCTGAACGGATTCCGGGGGCCAGGCCGTCCAGGCGTTCGGCGAGCCAGCCCTCGAAGGACGGCTCGCTGTCGTCCAGGAAGATCCCCATCTCCTGCAGGACCGTCACGACGTGCCCGACACCCAGGTCAAGGGCGCGGAGCGGTTCGAAGATCTCGCTGTGCCTGATGACGTCGCCGTCGACATAGCCGGTGAGCACGAGGGCCAGGCCGCGGTTGACGGCGAAGCCTATGTTTCGTCCCCAGCCCCGGGCCTCGGCGAGCTGGTGGGCGAGGTACTTCGCCCAGGCCAGCCAGGGACTGGCCAGGTCGCTGTCGGCGGGGTCGAGACGACGGTAGTCCCGCGCCATCTGCCCGAACAGCGGCGGCTGGCTCCAGCGAGGGGCCGGCCGCCGGGCCGGTGCGGGCGGCGGCTTGGGAAGCGATCCCCGCGGGCCGCCGCGGCGTGGAACGTCGGGTGCCGAGCCCCTGCGGTAGTGCAGGCCCATGAAGAACAGCTGGTGGTGACCGACGTCGGCAAGCCGGTCCCGGATCAGCGCCTGGGCCGCCGGCTGGCCCGATGCGGTCTTGGCGCTGAGGCGGGCCTGGCACCAGCACAGGCGGCAGTAGTACCACTTCAGCGGCTGCTGCCGCTCGCACCCGATGCAGGCGGCGGCCGTGCGGGTGCGGCTGAACATGTAGCAGGCCGGGCAGAGACGGCCGCTGAACTCGCCCCAGGCCAGACAGCCCTCGCAGGAACCGGTGGGCGTGCGGTAGCCCCGGGGATACCTACTCATGCCGGCGGCAGCGAACGGCCGTCGCGCCGCTTGGGCACCACGGCCGCCGGCGAGACGGCCGCCGCGGCTGCCGCGGCTGCCGCGCGCAGGTTCTCCTGCTGTCCGGGGCGGACGACCTTCTCGGGCTCGGGTGTCAGCAGGTCGCCGATCTCGCAGCCCAGGACGACGCAGATGATGTCCAGGTCCTCCAGCTTGAGTGAGATCGGCTGGCCGGACCACAATCCGGACATCTTCCCGGCGGAGATCACCAGGCCGTGCTCGGCCAGGCTCCGCTGCAGCTCGGATGCTTTCCAGATGCCCTTGTTGGCGGCGGTCAGCCGCAGGTTCCACTTCATCCCAGGAGTCCTTCCAGCCGCTTGGCGGCCCGCTGTTGTCCGGCGATCCAGGCGTCCTCGACCCTGGTCTGCTGGACGTGGATGTAGCGCATCGTGGTGGCGATCCAGGAATGTCCTAGTACCTCCTGAATTGCCACCAGGTCCAGGCCGCCGTTGTAGAGCTCGGACGCGCAGTAGTGCCGCAGGACGTGCGGCGTCAATTTCTCGCCCCAGAGGGGCAGATGGAGCATCACGGCGTCGTCCAGTCCCTTGCGCAGGGCGTCGTCGCCTACCCGGCGTGAGGAGCCGTCGGCGTTCTTGCGCTCGCTGGGGAACAGCGGGGCACCGGGGCGGGTGTGGTCGTCGTCAAACTGGCCCCAGACGTCCTCGATGAACCACCGAAGCGTCCGGTCGGCACCGTTGATCAGCGGCACCATCCGTTCGCGCGGCCCCGAACCGCGGGCACCCTTCCCGTAGCGGACGTGGAGCTTGCCGAATCGGCCCAGATCCCACTTGATGTCGTCCAAGTCGAGCTTGCACGCCTCGCTCACCCGCAGCCCGACCTGCGACATCAGCTTGGAGGCGGTGTAGTTCCTGGCGGTCGGGCCGAACTTGCGGCAGGTCGCCAGGTCGCCGCCCCAGCCGGTGAAGAGATGCGCCATCTCCGGCTCGCTCGGCGGTATCCGCAGCCGGGCGTCCTTCGCGCCGCGCGGGCGGTTCATCTCGTCGATCGGGCACTCGACCATACGGCCGGTCAGCTGGTGGATCTCGACCTTGTGCCGCAGCTCCAGGAACGTGAAGTACGTGCTCAGCGCCTGTGAGCGGGCCAGGCGGGTGCCGCTGGGCGAGCCCCGCAGCACCCGCCCGAAGTACGCGTCGGCGTCGGTCGGCTCCATGTCCCACAGCGGACGGCCGAACCACGTCCGCATCTGGTCCAGGTGGCAGACGTCGCCCTGGATAGTGCTGTCGGTCAGCCCTGCCGACGCCCGCGCCAGCACGAAGCCCGCGAGCACGTCGGTCTCGAACGCTTCCAGATCCTCAGCCGAGGCCGGCGCCCGGAGCTCACGCAGATCCCGTACAGCGGCCAGCGCCAACCCGAGCCTCCTCAGCTTCACGAGGAAAGTGGAACCATCGTGAAGACTGAGGTTACTTCATGAATCCTGAAGCTACCTCACCGGGTCGCTCGGGCCGAAAGGACATCAGAACCCCCTGGCCAGCGGGCTGGACATCCTCCAGCCCTCATGGGAACTCACGGGATGTCGCACAGCTGCGGCGTTGGGGCGGCGGGGCGGCGGGGGTCCCCTGCCGCCCCGCGGTCCGTCGCCGCGCCGGGGTCAGTCCCGGGCCGCCTGGGTGTGCCGCAGTCGCTCCCGCAGGTCGGGGCGCAGGAAGGCGGCGGGCGAGGCGATGGACAGTCCCCCGTCGACCGGGAGCACGGCCCCGGTGACGAAGTCGGCCGCGGCCAGGTAGAGCACGGCTTCGGCGACGTCGGCGGGGCGGCCGACCCGGCCCAGCGGGTAGCCCTCGGTGACCTGGGGCAGGTCGGCGTTGCCGATCATGCCCGGGGCGACCGCGTTGACCCGGATCCCGCGCCCGCCGTAGTCCAGGGCGAGCTGCCGCACCAGGCCCTCCACCGCGGCCTTGGCCGCGGAGTAGCCGGGCAGCCACGGTGCGGCCAAGGTGGCGTTGACGGAGCTGACCGCGACGATGCTGCCGCCGGGCGGCAGCAGCGGCAGGGCCGCGCGGGCGGGGAAGAACGCGGCGTGCAGGGTGTTGTCGATGGCCCGGTACCAGTCGTCGGGGGCCGCCCGGTGGGCCGCCGCCGGGGCCATCACGGCGGCGGCCAGGACCAGGACGTCCAGGCCGCCGAGTCGTTCGACGGTGCGGCGGACCGCCTCGTCGGCCCCCTGCGGGGTGCTGACGTCCAGTGGGAGGTTCTCGGTCAGGGCGGGGTCGGTGCTGTCGTCGAGGCAGACCCCGACGACCCGGTCGCCGGTCCGGGCGAAGGCCTCGGCGATCGCCCGGCCGATCGGGGAGGAGCTTCCGATCAGGAGGACTGAGCGGCTCACACGCGTTCCTTCCGCCAGGCGGGCAGCTGGATGTCGTCCAAGATCTCCGCCAGTGCCCGGGAGGTCAACGGGTCGGACTGCTGCGCCGGGAGCCGGGTGGTGCCCGAGGCGATGATCCCGCGTCGGCACAGGACCTCCTTGTGGACCGCCCAGGCCTGCCCGGGGCGCATGCCGATGTGGATCAGCGGCAGCAGCCGGGCGAAGGCCGCCCGGGCCCGGGCCCGGCGCCCGGCCGCCAGGTCGTCCAGGACCGGCCGCAGCAGGTCGCTGAACTCGCAGGCCGGCATCGTGCCGACACTGCCGTGGTCGTACTCCTCGATCAGGGACAGGGCGTTCTGGCCGCCGAGGACGGTGAGGCCGTCGGGCACGGCCGCGGTCACCGCGGCCACCTTGAGCGGGGTGGGCGGGGCCTCGACCTTGACCGAGGTGATGCCGGGTGCCCCGGCCAGGGTGGCGATCGCGGCCACGTCGATGGTGACGCCGGTGACGCCGGGGGCGTCCTGGATCATCACGCCGGCGTCGGTGGCCGCCGCGACCTCGCCGAAGAAGTCGATGACCTGCTGTCGGCCGGGTTTGACGAAGAAGGGCGGCAGCACCATCAGGTGGTCCGCTCCGCCCGCCGCGGCCTGGCGGGCCTGCTCGATGGCGACCGCGGTGCCGGTGCCGTTGACCCCGGCGACCAGCGGCAGGCCGCTGCCCGCGACGAGTCGGACCTCGCGCAGGATGACGCTCCGCTCCTGGGTGGTCAGCGCGAAGCCCTCGCTCGCCATGCCGAAGACCGCGAGGCCGTCGACC includes these proteins:
- a CDS encoding dihydrodipicolinate synthase family protein, encoding MSPSSAPTGLIPILATPFTASGELDVPSLRSLVEFQLAAGVDGLAVFGMASEGFALTTQERSVILREVRLVAGSGLPLVAGVNGTGTAVAIEQARQAAAGGADHLMVLPPFFVKPGRQQVIDFFGEVAAATDAGVMIQDAPGVTGVTIDVAAIATLAGAPGITSVKVEAPPTPLKVAAVTAAVPDGLTVLGGQNALSLIEEYDHGSVGTMPACEFSDLLRPVLDDLAAGRRARARAAFARLLPLIHIGMRPGQAWAVHKEVLCRRGIIASGTTRLPAQQSDPLTSRALAEILDDIQLPAWRKERV
- a CDS encoding SMP-30/gluconolactonase/LRE family protein; this translates as MVAAAAPARPVRAPLPRALLGEGPRYDAASGTLSWVDLVAGQLWLAPVRPGAPLDAWIGRPVLLAEFPRQVSCAVRVRGGDGWLLAVGGTVVHWHPDRDPAVLAELEPDPEHSCLNDGAVDPRGRFWIGSMGVRRPLGPWGRLHLLRPGHPGDGGRAGSRVLLEGMLAANGIGWSPDGATTYVVDSGLRLIHRLRTGARGPLAAAGPPLAVPDGVPDGIAVDGAGCLWVALWDGGCVVRLGPRGELLRRIELPCSRPAACALVGSRLVVTTASVPGEPGSGWTYAVDVGSGGPAAPRALLRP
- a CDS encoding helix-turn-helix transcriptional regulator, producing the protein MKWNLRLTAANKGIWKASELQRSLAEHGLVISAGKMSGLWSGQPISLKLEDLDIICVVLGCEIGDLLTPEPEKVVRPGQQENLRAAAAAAAAAVSPAAVVPKRRDGRSLPPA
- a CDS encoding site-specific integrase, which codes for MKLRRLGLALAAVRDLRELRAPASAEDLEAFETDVLAGFVLARASAGLTDSTIQGDVCHLDQMRTWFGRPLWDMEPTDADAYFGRVLRGSPSGTRLARSQALSTYFTFLELRHKVEIHQLTGRMVECPIDEMNRPRGAKDARLRIPPSEPEMAHLFTGWGGDLATCRKFGPTARNYTASKLMSQVGLRVSEACKLDLDDIKWDLGRFGKLHVRYGKGARGSGPRERMVPLINGADRTLRWFIEDVWGQFDDDHTRPGAPLFPSERKNADGSSRRVGDDALRKGLDDAVMLHLPLWGEKLTPHVLRHYCASELYNGGLDLVAIQEVLGHSWIATTMRYIHVQQTRVEDAWIAGQQRAAKRLEGLLG
- a CDS encoding SDR family NAD(P)-dependent oxidoreductase, which codes for MSRSVLLIGSSSPIGRAIAEAFARTGDRVVGVCLDDSTDPALTENLPLDVSTPQGADEAVRRTVERLGGLDVLVLAAAVMAPAAAHRAAPDDWYRAIDNTLHAAFFPARAALPLLPPGGSIVAVSSVNATLAAPWLPGYSAAKAAVEGLVRQLALDYGGRGIRVNAVAPGMIGNADLPQVTEGYPLGRVGRPADVAEAVLYLAAADFVTGAVLPVDGGLSIASPAAFLRPDLRERLRHTQAARD
- a CDS encoding cation transporter; amino-acid sequence: MNTSNETSRASLLRRGFALEYATLAWNVVGIVVLAVAAIAARSVALAGFGLDSLIEIGASTVVIWELSGTGEDRQRRALRLIGGAFALLAVYLAVQSTVVLAVGFHPRHSPLGIVWTAVTAAVMFALAAGKARTGAALENAVLKTEGKVTFIDGVLAAAVLLGLVLNSLFGLWWADPLVGYVVLFYAVREAREIFSGHH
- a CDS encoding CPCC family cysteine-rich protein; its protein translation is MPPTEDAASTPQDNTAHADRTTPCFPCPCCGHLVLESFGSWDICPICFWEDDLTQMRWPTMPSGANSTSLVQAQRNYRAFGACDENGRQHCRQPRLDEFIDPQWRPIDLLRDSFEHGNAPEPWPDDYSVLCWWLPTFWRRDVPLPKL